CCGCCCACCGGCGGCGGCGGGGCGGGAAGGCGGCCACCCGGGCCGGCGACGGGTCCGCACCGGGCAACGCCACGAACGCCACGTCGGGAAGCGGCTCGTCCAGGGTGCGCAGGCACTCCCGCGTCCCCCTCACCGCCTCGAGCCGGGCGCGGCAGGCTTCGCACCCCGCGGCGTGCTCCCGGGCGGCGGCGCTCGCCCCGGGGTCGATCTCGTCGTAAACCAGGTCCATCAGCAGCGTTCCGAATTCCCGACAGTTCATGGTGCACCTACAGTCGGATGATTTTCCGGATCTCGTGGCGGAGGTTCTCGAGCCCGATGTACATCCGCGATTTCACCGTGGAAAGGGGGATGTCGAGGGTCTCCGCGATCTCCTGGAACTTCAGTCCCCCGTACTCCTTCAGGAGGATCACCTCCCGCTGGCGGTCCTCCAGGCGGCCAAGCGCCTTCCGGACGGCGGCCGCCATCTCCTTGCGCCCCAGCGCCTCCTCGGGGTCGACCGGCGGGGCGAACCGGTCGCCGGCGCCCGCGTCGGCCTTGAGCCCTTCGCTCTCCACGTCCGCGAGGTCGTCGCGGACGATCCGCCGGGCCGAGCGGAAACGCATCCGGGCATGGTTCAGCGCGATCGCGAAGAGCCAGGCGGTGAACTTGCCCGGTTCCTTCAGCCGGTGGAGGTTCCGGTAGACGCTGACGAAGGTCTCCTGGAACAGCTCCTGGGCGTCGTCGGCGTTCCCCGAAGCTTTCAGGAGGAAGTTCAGGACGGGCTTCCGCCACCGGCTCAGCAGCGCCGCGAACGCGTCGCCGTCACCCGCCTGGAAGTCCGCCACCAGCTGTGCATCGCTCCTGTTCTCCATTCGACGCATCCACGGCCAAAGGATAAGATGACGGTCGGTCCGAAAAAGGCGAAGCCGGGTTCTCTCAGATTTTCTCGATCCCCTCGGCGACCGCGGAGAGGCGGGCGGGGTCGACGACGGTGACCGCTCCCCCGCTTTCCCGGATGACGCCGGCTTCCTTGAGCTTGCGCAGGGACCGCGACAGGGTCTCGCTCACCGTCCCGAGCTTCGCCGCCAGCTCCATCTTTTTCATGCCGAGGGGGAAGGTCCGGCTTGTGCCCCGGCGAAACACGGACCACAGGTACAGGGCCAGCCGGGAAGGCACGTCCCGCAGGGAGAGCTCGCCCACCATCCGGTTGAACTCCCGGACGAAGCGCGACAGGGAGACGATGATCTTCAGGGACAGCCGGGGGCGCTCGGCGAGGAGCCGGACGAAGGCCTCCTTCGGGAAGAAGGCGGTGACCGTGTCCTCCACCGCCTCGCAGTTGGCCGGGTAGGTCCGGGCCGAGAACATCGCCGCCTCGGCGAAGAGCTGGCCCGGGGTGATGAGGTGCAGCGTGTACTCCTGCCCCCCGGGGGACGCCTTGTAGACCCGCACTTTCCCCTCCAGCAGCACGAAGAACCCGGTGGCGGGGTCGCCTTCCTGGAACAGGATCCCCCCCTGCTCCCGCCCCACTTTCGTCGCGATCCGGCCGAGCGCGGCGAGGTCCGCCGGGTCCAGCTCGGCACACAGTTGCGTATCCTTCAGAAGAGACGGGTCCACCGGCATTCCATCACCGCCGCGTGAAATTCGCCGTGAG
This is a stretch of genomic DNA from Acidobacteriota bacterium. It encodes these proteins:
- a CDS encoding sigma-70 family RNA polymerase sigma factor, translating into MENRSDAQLVADFQAGDGDAFAALLSRWRKPVLNFLLKASGNADDAQELFQETFVSVYRNLHRLKEPGKFTAWLFAIALNHARMRFRSARRIVRDDLADVESEGLKADAGAGDRFAPPVDPEEALGRKEMAAAVRKALGRLEDRQREVILLKEYGGLKFQEIAETLDIPLSTVKSRMYIGLENLRHEIRKIIRL
- a CDS encoding Crp/Fnr family transcriptional regulator, translated to MPVDPSLLKDTQLCAELDPADLAALGRIATKVGREQGGILFQEGDPATGFFVLLEGKVRVYKASPGGQEYTLHLITPGQLFAEAAMFSARTYPANCEAVEDTVTAFFPKEAFVRLLAERPRLSLKIIVSLSRFVREFNRMVGELSLRDVPSRLALYLWSVFRRGTSRTFPLGMKKMELAAKLGTVSETLSRSLRKLKEAGVIRESGGAVTVVDPARLSAVAEGIEKI